A part of Candidatus Deferrimicrobium borealis genomic DNA contains:
- the metK gene encoding methionine adenosyltransferase → MSEFLFTSESVTGGHPDKVADQISDAVLDEILRQDPRGRVACETMVTTGLVVVAGEITSKAIVDFPDVVRKAVIDIGYTGNSKGFDAHNCAVVVAIDRQSADIAQGVDRGDEEKQGAGDQGMMFGFACDETRELMPMPISFAHKICARLTEAREKKVLPWLRPDGKSQVTVRYVGGIPREVTAIVCSTQHAEEVGRKSLTEGVLEEVVRKAVPRDLLSKKVKFYINPTGRFVVGGPHGDTGLTGRKIIVDTYGGYSRHGGGAFSGKDPSKVDRSAAYMARYVAKNVVAAGLARKCEVQIAYAIGVAEPVSVLVETFGTAIVPEERIGRAVRDTFDMRPARIIRELNLLRPIYRKTAALGHFGRELPEFTWEKTDKVRALRKAAGHGA, encoded by the coding sequence ATGAGCGAATTCCTTTTCACGTCCGAATCGGTGACCGGTGGACACCCCGACAAGGTGGCGGACCAGATCTCCGACGCGGTGCTGGACGAGATCCTCCGGCAGGATCCCCGCGGTCGGGTGGCGTGCGAGACGATGGTGACCACCGGGTTGGTCGTGGTGGCCGGGGAGATCACCTCGAAGGCGATCGTCGATTTTCCGGACGTGGTCCGCAAGGCGGTCATCGATATCGGCTATACGGGGAACTCGAAGGGGTTCGACGCCCATAACTGCGCCGTGGTCGTTGCGATCGACCGGCAGTCCGCAGATATCGCGCAGGGGGTCGACCGGGGCGACGAGGAGAAGCAGGGCGCAGGCGACCAGGGGATGATGTTCGGGTTCGCCTGCGACGAGACGAGGGAGTTGATGCCGATGCCGATCTCCTTCGCCCACAAGATCTGCGCGCGGCTCACGGAGGCACGGGAAAAGAAGGTGCTCCCGTGGTTGCGACCCGACGGAAAGAGCCAGGTGACGGTTCGCTACGTGGGCGGCATTCCGCGCGAGGTTACCGCCATCGTCTGCTCGACCCAGCACGCCGAGGAGGTGGGGCGAAAGTCCCTCACCGAAGGGGTCCTGGAGGAGGTCGTCCGGAAGGCGGTGCCGCGGGATCTTTTATCGAAAAAGGTGAAGTTCTACATCAACCCGACGGGGCGGTTCGTCGTCGGGGGCCCTCATGGCGACACGGGGCTCACCGGGCGCAAGATCATCGTCGACACGTACGGGGGGTACAGCCGCCACGGCGGCGGGGCGTTCTCCGGGAAGGATCCCTCCAAGGTCGATCGAAGCGCGGCGTATATGGCCCGGTACGTGGCCAAGAACGTGGTCGCCGCGGGGCTCGCGCGCAAGTGCGAGGTGCAGATCGCTTACGCCATCGGCGTCGCCGAGCCGGTGTCGGTCCTGGTGGAAACCTTCGGCACGGCAATCGTTCCGGAGGAGCGGATCGGGCGCGCGGTGAGGGACACCTTCGACATGCGGCCCGCCCGGATCATCCGCGAGCTGAACCTCCTGCGCCCCATCTATCGGAAGACGGCGGCCCTCGGTCACTTCGGGCGCGAGCTCCCCGAGTTTACCTGGGAGAAGACCGACAAGGTCCGCGCGCTGCGCAAGGCGGCCGGCCACGGCGCGTAA